The following proteins are co-located in the Methanobacterium sp. genome:
- a CDS encoding MarR family transcriptional regulator, whose product MHHTKKLLEKTPEDIPLGVFISIIHRTRIIHLNNEMKDLELTAGQVPFLIHLSHKEGITQDDLAVHLHIDKGTVARALKKLEDNGFIYREINPQNRRKYLLFLTEKGRQIVPKIHQIDNEWEKSVCFDLSDIEYSHLVKTLQTLATKSLEKVHKNGEK is encoded by the coding sequence TTGCATCACACTAAAAAACTACTAGAAAAAACTCCCGAAGATATTCCGCTCGGAGTATTCATATCCATAATACACAGGACCCGCATAATACATTTAAACAACGAAATGAAAGATTTAGAACTTACTGCGGGTCAAGTACCGTTCCTCATTCATTTATCACACAAAGAAGGCATAACACAGGACGATCTCGCAGTTCATTTACACATCGACAAGGGAACTGTTGCCCGCGCTTTAAAGAAGCTGGAAGACAATGGATTTATATACCGTGAGATAAACCCACAAAACCGTCGAAAATATCTTCTTTTTTTAACTGAAAAGGGAAGACAAATAGTACCTAAAATTCATCAAATTGATAATGAATGGGAAAAATCAGTCTGCTTCGACTTATCAGATATAGAATACTCCCACCTAGTTAAAACATTACAAACACTGGCTACAAAAAGCCTTGAAAAAGTACACAAAAATGGTGAAAAATAA
- a CDS encoding transglutaminase-like domain-containing protein, translated as MRIKKELYVIFTFLISLSLVFGSISCNFGELSNIHPDTWNNSCNNSTGQENFTLKLNNSTNQTINPVNPTIINDTPSNQSIDDILFDSISLNLVKAELNPYVIDEAAGDSGINRTLNQTGELPPIKAKVSLAKCLKPTSNAQSNDPLIKALAAKITKGATTKYEKAVRIFNWVRDNLDYSFYYNTKYGAVKTLKNKEGNCVDLSHLLVALSRAAGIPARYVHVTAEFASGRVCGHVFVQAYINGKWYNMDASNNINEFNVINNWYKVTAAIKGVYTRLPF; from the coding sequence ATGAGAATAAAAAAGGAATTATATGTAATTTTTACGTTTTTAATATCATTATCTCTCGTTTTTGGAAGCATATCATGTAATTTTGGCGAATTATCAAATATACACCCTGACACATGGAATAATAGCTGCAATAACAGTACTGGACAAGAAAATTTCACATTAAAGCTAAATAACTCAACTAATCAGACCATAAATCCAGTTAACCCGACTATAATAAATGATACCCCCTCAAATCAAAGTATCGATGATATACTCTTTGACAGCATATCATTAAATCTAGTTAAAGCAGAACTAAATCCATACGTTATAGATGAAGCTGCGGGAGATTCTGGCATAAATAGGACTTTAAATCAAACTGGAGAATTACCTCCAATTAAAGCGAAGGTATCACTTGCAAAATGCCTTAAACCAACGTCCAATGCCCAGTCAAATGATCCCCTTATCAAGGCACTGGCAGCAAAGATAACAAAAGGCGCGACCACCAAATATGAAAAGGCAGTTCGGATATTTAACTGGGTAAGAGACAACCTGGACTATTCATTTTATTATAATACAAAATATGGTGCTGTAAAAACCCTTAAAAATAAGGAGGGAAATTGTGTTGACCTTTCTCACCTTTTAGTGGCTCTTTCAAGGGCGGCAGGGATTCCTGCACGCTACGTCCATGTCACTGCAGAATTTGCAAGCGGCCGTGTCTGTGGACATGTTTTTGTCCAGGCCTACATCAATGGCAAATGGTACAATATGGATGCAAGCAACAATATAAATGAGTTTAACGTCATCAATAACTGGTATAAAGTTACAGCAGCAATAAAAGGCGTTTATACAAGATTACCTTTTTAA
- a CDS encoding AAA family ATPase has product MNPFRKRTGIFPSYFTGRKDELNELREIYESTRAGAAGHILIYGPKGIGKTCLLIKFEKQLNNVEGVYTVRIPLVEGNFNDIYSLIIDKCADALKISEGHFWDNITSLGVNILLAGGFTVSREIPATSPSVALEKILKTIYLELKGENPVLILLFDDLQRIVSDNGPSRVLSILQNALVELNIQGMNIMFVATGAHDIFLQIQDHLDSAVRIFEPYELKQLSKEELKEAILIPAENEGIKFEEGVIDLIYELSEGIPYYMQVIAYNCFAGAVNGIVKTSEFKFSFKRSLNLLAQREFRGMYEKATHEERRILGLMAESDKEVLSYKEIKKGLNLKSEPSFWLKTMLDKNLIIKKERGKYHLRDKIFKEYLRALKPYSENGTY; this is encoded by the coding sequence ATGAATCCATTTAGAAAGAGAACAGGTATTTTCCCTTCTTATTTCACCGGCAGAAAGGATGAACTTAACGAGCTAAGGGAAATTTATGAATCTACGAGGGCTGGAGCTGCAGGACATATACTTATTTACGGTCCTAAAGGTATTGGAAAAACCTGTTTATTGATCAAGTTTGAGAAGCAGTTAAATAATGTGGAAGGAGTATATACAGTACGTATTCCTCTTGTTGAGGGAAACTTCAATGATATTTACAGTTTGATTATTGATAAGTGTGCGGATGCACTTAAAATCAGTGAAGGGCACTTTTGGGACAATATAACTTCGCTGGGAGTGAACATTCTCCTTGCAGGAGGATTTACCGTATCTAGGGAAATACCAGCCACAAGTCCATCTGTGGCCCTTGAGAAAATATTAAAAACAATTTATCTGGAATTAAAAGGAGAAAATCCGGTATTAATTCTCTTATTTGATGATCTCCAGAGAATAGTTTCAGATAATGGTCCAAGTAGAGTTTTAAGTATACTGCAGAATGCTCTGGTGGAACTCAACATCCAGGGCATGAACATAATGTTCGTTGCAACAGGGGCCCATGACATATTTTTGCAGATACAGGACCATCTGGATTCTGCTGTGAGAATATTTGAGCCGTATGAACTTAAACAATTATCTAAAGAAGAATTAAAGGAAGCTATTCTTATACCTGCTGAAAATGAGGGCATAAAATTCGAGGAGGGTGTTATAGATTTGATATATGAATTATCGGAAGGAATTCCTTATTACATGCAGGTTATAGCTTACAACTGTTTTGCAGGTGCTGTAAATGGTATAGTTAAAACTAGCGAGTTTAAGTTTTCGTTTAAAAGGTCGTTGAACTTGCTGGCTCAAAGAGAATTCAGGGGCATGTATGAAAAGGCAACTCATGAAGAAAGAAGGATCCTTGGATTAATGGCAGAAAGTGATAAAGAGGTTTTATCATATAAAGAAATTAAAAAAGGCTTAAATTTAAAATCTGAACCTTCATTCTGGTTAAAAACAATGTTGGACAAAAATCTCATAATAAAGAAGGAGAGGGGTAAGTACCACCTTAGGGATAAAATATTTAAAGAATATTTAAGGGCTTTAAAACCGTACAGTGAAAATGGAACATATTAG
- a CDS encoding S24/S26 family peptidase codes for MKSKTAIVIGAIILLIAAASAATFLPGQSHNASENYSNQQSTPQAEQTNEIGLTVKTDGKTVAVQATSVPADVQVPSKMITEMKNKAYNDIQSYSSTSSSLKSDMQTIAKKYNFTANVTLTSQFGTNQLPFLAIVSGTSMIPTLKDGQEVIALKTKNIKIGDIVISRHPTYGLIVKRVATIENGKVYLKSDNREISNYIKETTLSDGVVEISNITKTPLDTWRSISDIVGVVKNY; via the coding sequence TTGAAATCAAAAACAGCGATAGTAATAGGTGCAATTATACTTCTTATAGCTGCAGCTTCAGCAGCTACTTTTTTACCAGGACAATCGCATAATGCCAGTGAAAATTACTCAAACCAGCAGTCAACACCACAAGCAGAACAAACAAATGAGATAGGCCTAACTGTAAAAACCGACGGGAAAACCGTAGCAGTTCAAGCAACATCGGTTCCTGCAGATGTCCAGGTGCCATCTAAAATGATTACAGAAATGAAAAATAAAGCATACAATGACATTCAAAGCTATTCCAGTACTTCCAGCAGCTTAAAATCAGACATGCAAACTATTGCAAAGAAATATAATTTTACGGCAAATGTTACCTTAACTTCACAATTTGGAACTAACCAACTGCCATTTTTAGCAATTGTAAGTGGAACTTCCATGATTCCAACTTTAAAAGATGGTCAGGAAGTTATAGCTCTCAAAACAAAAAATATCAAAATAGGAGATATAGTAATATCCAGACACCCTACCTACGGCCTTATAGTAAAAAGAGTGGCCACCATAGAAAACGGTAAAGTATATTTAAAAAGTGATAACAGGGAAATATCCAATTACATCAAAGAAACAACACTTTCTGATGGAGTAGTAGAAATTTCAAACATTACAAAGACTCCACTTGATACATGGCGCTCCATAAGTGACATAGTGGGAGTAGTGAAAAATTACTAA
- a CDS encoding MATE family efflux transporter — protein sequence MNLDKSQKEDNINKRISLITGNPKKAIRSLAMPMIISMLLMMAYNLADSIWVAGLGSNALAALGFITPVFMIIVGIGNGLGAGATSLIARCIGAENKKGADNAAIHSLIMTIIVAAVLTIVILISLPEILTVMGAGESLGLAIQYGQIVFGGLIFLILSSVASGILRAEGDVKRATYAMAATAILNIILDPIFIYSLRMGVAGAAWATVISSSVSSALIIYWLVLKHDTYVSLSMKDFKTNFKVIKDILGVGMPASAEFLIMSILGIILNIILVTTGGTDAVAVYTAGWRVVNIAMIPAIGIGTAAITVAGAAYGAKKYENVSTALNYSVKLGISIAAVTSIITYVFAPNISGIFAYSSQSAFLAPSIASFLQVMCLFYIVVPLGITASSIFQAMGKGTTSLILTIIREVAFISVFAYLFAFVLGIGSQGVWWGIVVGGACGCILAYMWAHTYVNRLKRNYNRGKSADRKFKLDAKTKTPRVPKRIN from the coding sequence ATGAACTTAGATAAATCTCAAAAAGAGGATAATATAAATAAACGTATCTCTTTAATTACTGGAAATCCAAAAAAAGCAATCCGCAGCCTGGCCATGCCCATGATAATATCCATGTTACTTATGATGGCATACAACCTGGCCGACAGTATATGGGTTGCAGGGCTTGGCTCAAATGCACTTGCTGCATTAGGTTTCATTACACCCGTGTTCATGATCATTGTAGGTATAGGCAATGGTCTTGGGGCAGGTGCAACATCATTAATTGCAAGATGCATAGGTGCAGAGAATAAAAAAGGTGCTGATAATGCAGCCATACACTCTTTAATCATGACGATTATAGTTGCCGCTGTTTTAACCATAGTCATACTGATCTCTCTTCCAGAAATTCTTACAGTTATGGGGGCTGGTGAATCCCTTGGCCTTGCAATTCAGTACGGCCAAATAGTATTTGGAGGGCTAATATTTTTAATCCTTTCAAGTGTTGCTTCAGGTATCCTGAGAGCTGAAGGAGATGTTAAAAGAGCAACATATGCAATGGCTGCAACCGCAATCCTGAACATAATTTTAGACCCAATATTCATTTATTCCCTTAGAATGGGGGTTGCAGGGGCTGCATGGGCAACAGTAATATCTTCAAGTGTCTCATCAGCGCTGATAATTTACTGGCTGGTCCTGAAACACGACACTTATGTATCTTTATCCATGAAGGACTTCAAAACAAATTTCAAGGTTATAAAAGATATTTTAGGGGTGGGAATGCCTGCAAGTGCTGAGTTCCTTATAATGTCCATTCTCGGTATAATTTTAAACATTATACTGGTCACAACTGGAGGAACGGACGCAGTCGCAGTATATACCGCAGGCTGGAGAGTAGTGAACATTGCCATGATCCCAGCCATAGGGATAGGTACTGCAGCAATAACAGTTGCCGGTGCTGCATATGGGGCCAAAAAATACGAAAATGTTTCTACTGCACTTAATTACTCTGTAAAATTAGGTATTTCCATTGCAGCAGTTACCAGTATCATTACCTACGTATTTGCACCGAATATTTCAGGTATCTTTGCATATTCATCCCAGAGTGCCTTCCTTGCACCATCAATAGCCTCTTTCCTCCAGGTAATGTGTCTGTTCTACATCGTAGTCCCCCTCGGGATTACCGCAAGCTCAATATTCCAGGCCATGGGAAAAGGGACAACTTCATTAATCCTGACCATAATTAGAGAAGTCGCATTTATTTCTGTATTTGCGTATTTATTCGCTTTCGTCCTTGGTATTGGATCGCAGGGCGTATGGTGGGGAATTGTAGTTGGAGGAGCATGCGGATGTATACTGGCTTACATGTGGGCGCACACATACGTAAACAGGCTCAAAAGGAATTACAATAGGGGAAAATCCGCAGATAGAAAATTTAAACTGGACGCCAAAACAAAAACACCTCGCGTTCCTAAAAGGATTAATTAA